In the genome of Cellvibrio sp. KY-YJ-3, one region contains:
- the rplW gene encoding 50S ribosomal protein L23, translating into MNQERIYKVLLGPVVSEKSAAAGETGNQVVFKVLADANKVEIKAAVQALFNAKVESVRVLNVKGKTKRTRYGIGKRSDWKKAYVRLEQGQEIDFAVAE; encoded by the coding sequence ATGAACCAAGAACGCATTTATAAAGTGTTGCTAGGTCCTGTGGTGTCTGAGAAGTCAGCTGCAGCCGGTGAAACTGGTAATCAAGTTGTTTTCAAAGTATTGGCTGATGCCAATAAAGTGGAAATTAAAGCCGCAGTTCAAGCGCTGTTCAACGCCAAAGTTGAATCAGTTCGCGTATTGAACGTTAAAGGCAAAACCAAGCGTACACGCTACGGAATCGGCAAGAGAAGCGATTGGAAAAAAGCGTATGTACGTCTTGAGCAAGGTCAAGAAATCGACTTTGCGGTAGCTGAGTAA
- the rplC gene encoding 50S ribosomal protein L3 yields the protein MTIGIVGRKSGMTRVFTDDGVSIPVSVIEVEPNRITQVKSVDTDGYSAVQVTIGTRRASRVTKSEAGHFAKANVEAGRGVWELRNEAQEAFEVGATITVESFSAGQIIDVTGTSKGKGFAGGIKRWNFGMQDATHGNSRSHRVLGSIGQCQSPGRVFKGKKMAGHMGAERVTVQNLEIVRVDAERNLLLVKGAIPGAPGGDVIVRPAVKARTNG from the coding sequence ATGACGATTGGTATTGTCGGCCGCAAAAGCGGTATGACTCGTGTATTTACCGATGATGGTGTTTCCATTCCTGTGTCTGTGATCGAGGTTGAGCCTAATCGCATTACTCAGGTTAAAAGCGTTGATACTGATGGCTACTCTGCTGTGCAGGTAACTATTGGTACTCGTCGTGCCTCCCGTGTTACCAAGTCCGAAGCCGGTCATTTCGCTAAAGCTAATGTTGAAGCGGGTCGTGGTGTTTGGGAATTGCGTAACGAAGCTCAAGAAGCTTTCGAAGTTGGTGCAACAATTACTGTCGAGTCTTTCTCTGCAGGTCAAATAATTGATGTAACCGGCACATCTAAAGGTAAAGGTTTTGCTGGCGGCATCAAGCGCTGGAATTTCGGTATGCAAGATGCGACTCACGGTAACTCCCGTTCGCACCGTGTGCTGGGTTCTATCGGCCAGTGTCAATCTCCAGGTCGCGTATTCAAAGGCAAGAAAATGGCTGGTCATATGGGTGCTGAGCGTGTAACCGTTCAAAACCTTGAGATCGTTCGTGTCGATGCTGAGCGCAATCTGCTTCTTGTTAAGGGTGCTATTCCTGGTGCTCCAGGTGGCGACGTTATTGTGCGTCCTGCTGTTAAAGCGCGCACTAACGGTTAA
- the rpsJ gene encoding 30S ribosomal protein S10: MQNQRIRIRLKAFDHKLIDASTQEIVETAKRTGAQVRGPIPLPTRKERFTVLISPHVNKDARDQYEIRTHKRLLDIVEPTEKTVDALMKLDLAAGVEVQISLG; the protein is encoded by the coding sequence ATGCAGAATCAACGCATTAGAATTCGCCTGAAGGCTTTTGATCACAAGCTTATTGACGCCTCTACTCAAGAGATCGTTGAAACAGCAAAGCGTACAGGTGCTCAAGTGCGCGGTCCGATTCCGCTGCCGACTCGTAAAGAGCGCTTCACTGTATTGATTTCTCCGCACGTTAATAAAGACGCGCGCGATCAATACGAGATCCGTACACATAAGCGTTTGCTGGATATTGTTGAGCCTACTGAAAAAACTGTTGATGCACTTATGAAGCTGGATTTGGCTGCTGGTGTTGAGGTTCAAATTAGTCTCGGCTAA
- the rplD gene encoding 50S ribosomal protein L4: protein MELKIVSPGGAQGTVSVSEVAFGREFNQDLVHQAVVAYMAGARQGTKAQKTRAEVSGGGKKPWRQKGTGRARAGTIRSPIWRGGGATFAAKPRNFEQKLNKKMYRAALQCILSELNRQNRLIVVESFDVDAPKTKALVQKLAQFDLTDALIVTEEMSENLFLASRNLYKVGVIDVQGVDPVSLIGFDKVIVTVPALKKFEEILG from the coding sequence ATGGAATTAAAAATTGTTAGTCCCGGTGGTGCCCAGGGTACAGTTTCTGTATCTGAAGTTGCCTTCGGTAGAGAGTTTAATCAAGACCTGGTTCATCAAGCCGTTGTTGCTTACATGGCTGGTGCGCGTCAGGGTACCAAAGCGCAAAAAACTCGCGCTGAAGTTTCTGGTGGTGGTAAAAAGCCATGGCGTCAAAAAGGCACTGGTCGCGCCCGTGCTGGTACCATTCGCAGCCCAATTTGGCGTGGCGGTGGTGCAACTTTTGCTGCTAAGCCACGCAATTTTGAGCAAAAGCTTAACAAGAAAATGTACCGTGCTGCGCTGCAGTGCATTCTGTCCGAATTGAATCGTCAGAATCGTTTGATTGTTGTTGAAAGCTTTGATGTTGATGCGCCCAAAACCAAGGCTCTGGTGCAAAAATTGGCTCAATTTGATCTGACTGATGCACTGATTGTTACCGAAGAAATGAGCGAGAATCTGTTCCTGGCTTCACGCAACCTGTACAAGGTTGGTGTGATTGATGTTCAGGGTGTGGATCCGGTCAGTTTGATTGGTTTCGATAAAGTTATTGTAACCGTGCCTGCTCTGAAAAAGTTTGAGGAGATCCTGGGATGA